The sequence below is a genomic window from Thalassobaculum sp. OXR-137.
CGGCGCCATTCCGGGGGCCGAGATCATCAGCGGCACTCGCGAGGAGCCGTCGAAGAAGCTCATCTTGAACCACAACCCGCGCTCGCCGAGCATGTCGCCGTGGTCGGAGACGAACAGGATGATCGCCTCCTGCCGTGTGCGCTCCATCGTGTCGAGGATCTCGCCGATCTTGTCGTCCAGGTAGCTGATATTGGCGAAATAGGCCCGGCGGGAGCGGCGGATATTCTCCTCGGTGATGTCGAACTTGCGCCAGTCGTTGGCGTCGAACAGCCGCTGGGAATGCGGGTCGTGGTCCGCGTAGTCCATCGCCGGGACGGTCGGCAGCAGATGCTCGCAGTCCTCGTAGAGATCCCAGTATTTGCGCCGGGCAACATAGGGGTCGTGCGGATGGGTGAAGCTGACCGTCAGGCACCAGGGCCGGCCGTCATGGCCGCGCGACAGGTCGTAGATCTTGCGCACGGCGTTGTAGGCGACCTCGTCGTCATACTCCATCTGGTTGGAGATCTCGGCCACGCCCGCCCCGGTGACCGAGCCGAGATTGTGATACCACCAGTCGATCCGCTCCCCCGGCTTGCGGTAGTCCGGGGTCCAACCGAAATCGGCCGGATAGATGTCGGTGGTCAGCCGCTCCTCGAAGCCGTGGAGCTGATCCGGCCCGACGAAATGCATCTTGCCGCTGAGGCAGGTCTGATAGCCGGCCCGGCGCAGGTGATGGGCATAGGTCGGGATGGCGGACGAGAACTCGGCGGCGTTGTCGTAGACGCCGGTGAGCGAGGGAAGCTGCCCCGACATGAAGGACGCCCGCCCCGGCGCGCAGAGTGGGGAGGCGGTATAGGCATTGGCGAAGCGGGTCGAGCGCTCCGCCAGCCGGCGCAGGTTCGGGGTATGGAGCCACGGCGCCGGCCCGTCGGGGAACAGGGTTCCATTCAACTGGTCGACCATCAGGATGAGGATGTTGGGGCGCGCCATGGATTGCTTCCCGGTCCGGGTTTCAGGGTCGGCCGCCCGAGAACAGGCTTGCCGACTCCCCGTCCCTAGCCGATCGGCCGCGACGGCGCAAAGGCACCGGCGGCCGACGGCCCGGATCGGGGGTGTTTGCATTCTTCACGGACAACCGCTGCGATCTTGCGCCGGGGCGACGGGAGATGGCGGATCGGGAGCGGCGGCTTGTCCCTCCTCTCCCCCCTCCGACTTCCTGGAGACCCTGGAGGGGTCATCCAGGATCGTGCCCCCGCCGGTCAGTCATAGGGTCCAGGACAGCGCCCCGGATCAAGTCCGGGGACGCTTCCAGGAAGTCGGATGGGGGGATGGAGGGATGGGGGGACGGAAGAGCCCAGCCCGCGCCCCCCCTAATCCCCGATCACCCCCGCGAACCGGTCCTCCCGCAGGCCTTTCACCCCGAACGCTGCACCGACGTCGGCGACGAAGATGCCGCCGGCCGTCGGTTCCGCCGCGGCCTGGGCGTCGGTGAAGTTCTCCCGCGCGGTGGTGATGTACAGCCGGTCGAACTCAGGCCCGCCGAAACAGGCGCAGGTCACCTGGCTCACCGGCACGTCGACGCGGATGTCGCGGCTGCCGTCCGGCAGGAAGCGCTGGACCCGGGCACCGTTGAACTGGGCATTCCACAGCGCGCCCTCGGCATCGACGCAGGAACCGTCCGGGCTGCCCTCGTCGGCGCCCAGGATCGCGAAGGTCCGCCGCGCGCCCAGCACCCCGTCCGTCTCGTAGGAGATCCGCTCGATCGTCTTGCCGGCGGTGTCGGCGAAATACATCCGGGCTCCGTCAGGCGAAAACGCGATGCTGTTGGCGCAGCCGACCCCGTCGAACAGCCGCGACACCCGGATGCCATTGAACTGATAGACGGCGGAATAGGGTTTCAGCCCGTGCTCGTCGACGCCGCCGAAGACGAAGCGGCCGCCGCGGTCGACCCGACCGTCGTTCATCCGGGTCCGGGGCTCGTCGGCTTCCACGGGCGCCAGGGTCTTCAGCGCTCCGTCCTGCGGGTCGTAGAGGGCCAGCTCGTCTTCCAGCGCCAGCAGGATCCGGTCGTCGGTGCAGAAGGCGAAGCTGCCGATGCGCTTGGCGAAATCCCGGGTCTCCACCGTTCCGCCGTCCGCATCGCAGCTCCACAGGGTGCGGCCCAGAATATCCGTCCAGTAGAGCCGTCGATGGCCAGGATGCCATTGGATGCCCTCGGCCAGCACGTTGCGGCAGTCGAGCAGCAGGACCGCATCGATACGCCGGTTCATCGTCCTCGCTCTCCCCATCGGACTATTTATTTCATTACTTTAATTTATCTTGTCGAAGGGAAAACCGCCGATCAATACTCAAACTCGACACATCCCAAAGAGCTGGATTCCATGCGCCGACCCTACGCCGCCTCGCCCGCACTCTATGCCGACCTCAAGGACAGCGCCGTCTTCGTGTCCGGCGGCGCCACCGGGATCGGCGCGGCGATCGTCACCCTCTTCGCCCGCCAGGGGGCCAAGGTCAGCTTCGTCGACATCAACCCCGAGGCCGGTACGGCGCTGGCCGAGGCGGTGGCGGCCGAGTGCGGCAACCGGCCCAATTTCGCGACCTGCAACGTCACCGACACCGCCTCGCTGGCCCTGGCGGTGGAAGCGGCGGCGGAGCCGGCCGGCGGGCGCCTCTCCGTCCTGGTCAACAACGCCGCCCGCGACCAGCGGGTCAAGGCCGAGGCCGTCACGCCGGAGGTCTGGGACGACCTGGTGGCGGTCAACCTGAAGCACCAGTTCTTCGCCGCCCAGGCGGCCCGGCCGCTGATGGTGAAGGCGGGGGGTGGGTCGATCGTCAATTTCGGCTCCATCGCCCCCTGGCTCGCGGTGCCGGACCTGTCGGTCTACAACGCCTGCAAGGCGGCAGCCTTCGGGCTGACCCGGTCGCTGGCGCGGGATTTCGGCCGCGACGGCATTCGGGTGAACTCCATCCTGCCCGGCGCGATCCTCACCGAACGGCAGCTGCGCGACTGGATCAGCGAGGAGGACCGCAAGGCAATCCACGAGCGGCAATGCCTGAAGCGCGACATGGTGGAGGAGGACGTGGCCGAGATGGTCCTGTTCCTCGCGTCCACCGCCTCGCGCGGCTGCACCGGCCAGGAATTCCGGGTCGACGGCGGGAATTTCTAGGCCCCGCCGCTGTCAGGCCGGCGGCTAGGCCCGATAGGCCTTGAGGAACAGCCGGACCGCGTGGTCGGCGACCCCCTGGATGCGGTCGGCATCGGGCTGGTGCTCCACGTCGAGCAACACCCGAAGCTGGAGATCGCCGCGCAGCAGGCCGATGAAGTCGGCCGCCGCCTGCATCGGGTCGTCGATCGCCAGCCCGGCCTCCGCCCCATGGGCGGCGAGCTGCTCGGCCAGTCGCTCGCGCGAGGCCATCGGGGCGGAGCGGTAGAACGCCCGCCCGAGCTCCGGGAAGCGCGGGCTCTCCGCGACCACCATGCGATAGACCTTGGCGGTGACCGGGTCGATGAAGACCCGCACCATGCCCTCGGCCCAAGCCCGCAGGCGGGCCTCGAAATCGGGGTAGCTCTCGGTCAGGACCTGGTCCAGATGCCGGCGCTTGCGTTCGCGTTCCACGACCGCCTCGAACATGGCCTCCTTCGAGGCGAAGCGGGTGTAGACGGTGGCCTTGGAGACGCCGGCGTTGCGGGCGATCAGATCCACCGAGGCGGGGCCGAATCCATGCTCCATGAACGCGGCTGCGGCGGCGTTCAGGATCTGCCGGGTCTTGGGGTCCTGGCCGTCGCCGTCCTCGCCCAGGCAGGGGCTCTGAGGCGTCGTGCCCGGACCATCCGCGCGGTTCGTCATGGGCGTCCTGAGGTTGGAACTTGACGTGGCCTACGTGATATTCCATGTGTTCGCAACACAAAACTGAACGGTTCAGTTCAGTCGAATCGACGTTACAACGCACTCGACATGGAGTCGCCCGGTGGACGCTCAGTCACCGACAGATGCCCGCGACGGCGCGGCGGATAAACCCGCTGGCGGCAGCGCGAAGAAGCGCCGCCGGCTTGTATTCCTCGCCACCGTCCTTCTCGTCGCCGTGGTCGGAGGCGGGTTCTGGTGGTTCCAGGGGCTCGGCAAGGAGGAGACGGACAACGCGTTCGTCGACGGCGACACCCAGATGATCGCCAGCGAGGTGACCGGCCGGGTGATCGCGGTCAACTTCGAGGAAGGCGCGTCGGTCGCCCAGGGCGCCGTCCTGGTGGAGATCGAATCCGCCGATGCCGAGGCGCGGGTGGCCAATGCCGAGGCCGCTCTGGTCCGGGCCCATGCGGACGCCGCCCGGGCCGAGGCCGATCTGTCCTACATCCATGCCGATACCGATGCCCGTCTGGCCGAGGCGGAGGCGGCGCGCGATCTGGCCCAGAGCACCCTCGCCCAGCGCAAGGCGGACGTGACCGCCGCCGAAGCGGAGTCGACCCAGGCCGCCTCCGACGCCTCGCGCTACCAGAAACTCAGCCGCTCCGATTTCGCCTCCAGACAGCGGGTGGAGACCGCCGACGCCAAGGCGCGCACCACCAGCGCCCAGCTCACCGCCGCCCGCAGCGCCGTCAATGCCGCCATCGCGGAAGTGCGCCGGGCGGAAGCCGCGATCGAGACGGTGGAAGCCGCCCGCAAGGAGATCGACGCCCGCGAGGCCGCCCGCGACGCCGCCTGGGCCGCCGTGCGCGAGGCCGAAGCCTCCCTGCGCGCCGCCAAGGTCGCCCTCGGCCACACCAGGATCGTCGCCGCCCATGACGGCACGGTCACCCGGAAGTCGGTGGTGGTCGGCCAACTGGTGCAGACCGGTCAGGCGCTGGGCTCGCTCGTGTTCGGCCAGCCCTGGGTGGTGGCCAACTTCAAGGAGACCCAGCTCACCGAGATGCGGGTCGGCCAGAGCGTCGATATCGAGGTCGATGCCTATCCGGATCTGGCGCTGCGCGGCCGGGTGGAGACGATCGGCCGGGGCACCGGTGCCTATTTCAGCCTGCTGCCGCCGGAGAACGCGACCGGGAACTATGTGAAGGTCGTGCAGCGCGTGCCGGTCAAGATCGTCGTCACCGACGGGCTCGACCCGGCCCGGCCGCTGTCCCTGGGCATGTCGGTGATCCCCACCGTGCATGTGGATGGCGAGGGCCGGACTGCCGAATGACCGACACCACCCCAGGCAGCGGCGCCGGCGCCGCGCCCGCCGCCCGGCGGAAGGTCAATCCGTGGATCATCGCCCCGGTGGTGGCGATGGCCGCGTTCATGGAAGTGCTCGACCTGTCCATCGCCAACGTCGCGCTGCCGCATATCGCCGGCAGTCTGTCGGCCTCGCGCGACCAGTCGACCTGGATCCTGACGTCCTATCTCGTCACCAACGCCATTATCCTGCCGCTCAGCGGCTGGCTGTCGACGGTGATCGGCCGCAAGAAATTCTACATGATGTGCATCGCCGGCTTCGGCATCGCCTCGCTCCTGTGCGGGATGGCGCCGACCCTGGAGCTGCTGATCATCGCCCGCACGCTGCAGGGCCTGACCGGCGGCGGGTTGCAGCCCGTCAGCCAGGCGATCCTGGCCGATACCTTTCCGCCGCATCAGCGCGCCATGGCCTTCGCCATGTACGGCATCTCCGTGGTCTTCGCCCCGGCGATCGGCCCCACCCTCGGCGGCTGGATCACCGACAATTTCAGCTGGCACTGGATCTTCCTGGTCAACGTTCCGGTATCGATCGTCCTCTGGCTGCTGGTCGAAGCGCTGATCGAGGATCCCGAGGCGGCCAAGGAAGAGGTCAAGCGCCGCCGGGCCGCCGGCATCCGGATCGACTATATCGGCTTCGCCCTGCTCGCCCTCGGCCTGGGCTGCCTTCAGATCCTGCTGGACAAGGGTCAGGAGGAGGACTGGTTCTCCTCCCACTTCATCGTGATCATGGCGCTGCTCGCGGTCGTCGGCATCATCGCCTTCGTGATCTGGGAGCTGGGCAGCGAGGATCCGATCGTCGATCTGTCGCTGCTGCGCGACCGCAACTTCGCCATCGCCAACGCCATGATGTTCATGCTGGGCTTCGTGCTGATGGGGTCCACCGCGCTGCTGCCGCTCTTCGTGCAGTCGCTGTTCGGCTATACCGCGATGCAGGCGGGGATGGTGCTGTCGCCCGGCGGGTTCATGATCATGGCGGCGATGCCGCTGGTCGGCCGGCTGGTCGGCGTCGTGGACGCCCGGTATCTGATCATGTTCGGCCTGCTCTGCTCCGCGTCGGGACTGATCCTCATGAGCGGGTTCACCCTGGAGGCGGATTTCTGGACCATCGCCCACGCCCGCATGGTGCAGGCCGCGGGCCTCGGCTTCCTGTTCATCCCGATCTCCTCCATGGCCTATGTCGGCCTGCCGCCGGGCAAGAACAACCAGGCGGCGGCGCTCATCAACCTGTCACGCAACCTCGGCGGCAGCGTCGGCATCGCCCTGCTGTCGACCTGGCTGGTCCGCGGAACCCAGGCGCACCGCGCCGATCTCGCCGGCCACGTGTCGCCGCTGAATGCCGAGTACCTGCAGCAGGTGGCGGCGGTGGAGCGCGGGCTGCTCGCCAACGGCGCGGATCCGTCGCGGGTCCACGACATGGCGGTCGCCGTGATCGCCCGCTCCATGGGTCAGCAGGCGGAGCTGCTCGGGTTCCTGAACGACTTCACCACCCTGGCCATCGTGTTCTTCGCGCTGGTCCCGGCGGTGATCTTCCTGCGCCGCCCGAACCGCCCGCCCGGGCGGTGACCGCCGGCCGGCGGTTCGGCGGGATGGCGCGCCGTCCGCTCGCGCGTTACTGATAGGCCCTGTCGCGGAACCAACCGCGCCACGCCTGCCGGATGGGGAGGACCACCATGAAACACGATCTCGACCGCGCCCTGTCGGGCATTTCCGGAATTCTCGTCACGCCCTATGACGGCGACGGCGACATCGCCCCCGCCAAGCTCGCGCCGATCGTCGACCGGGTGCTGACGGCCGGCGTCCACATGCCCGTGGTGAACGGCAATACCGGCGAGTTCTACGCCCTGACCACCGACGAGGCCTGCACCATGGTGCGCGAGGTCGCAGGCCTGGTCGGCGACCGGGCGCCGCTGCTGGCCGGGGTCGGGCGCGGCATCCGCGACGCCTGCCGCCTGGCCAAGGTCTCGGCCGAGGCGGGCGCGGCGGCGTTGATGATCCACCAGCCGCCGGATCCCTTCGTCGCCCCGCGCGGCGTGGTCGACTATGTCCGCGCCGTGTCCGACGCGGCCGACGGCCTGCCGATCATGCTGTACCTGCGCAACGACGCCATCGGCACGAAGGCGATCGCCGAGCTCTGCGGGCTGCCGGGCGTGAAGGGTGTCAAATGGGCGACGCCGAACCCGATGAAGCTGGCGGAAGCCATGGCCGCCTGCGATCCCTCGATCACCTGGGTCGGCGGGCTGGCCGAGGTCTGGGCGCCGCCGTTCTACGCGGTCGGCGCGCGCGGCTTCACCTCGGGGCTGATCAATGTCTGGCCGGAGCGCTCGGTGGCGATCCACGCGGCCCTGGACGGCGGCGACTACGCCACCGCCGGCAAACTCATCCGCGAGATGCGGGCGTTCGAGGACATCCGGGCGGAGGAGCTGAACGGCACCAACGTCACCGGGGTGAAGGCGGCGCTGCAGATGCTCGGCATGGATTGCGGACCCACCCGTCCGCCCTCCGCCTGGCCGCTGACCTCGGCGCAGCAGGAGAAGCTGCAGGGCTTCCTGAAGGCCAACGGATTGGTCTAATCCACCCCCCAGCCGAGCCGGTCCCACAGGCGCTCGTGGCCGTAATACAGGAACATCTTGGTCAGCACCTCGATGCTGGCGATGGAGCTCGCCCAGGCCAAGCTGCCGGTGATGAACAGGCTGATTAGGAAGGTGTCGAACGTCGCCGCCACCCGCCAGGTGATCGTCTTGGCGAGTGCGCGTTTGCGTGTCGTGCGCGGACCGTCGCTCATGTTCCGTTCCCCCGGGTTGTTGTGCCGCCCTCCATGGAGGCGCGCGGCCGGTGGATGCCGCATTCCGTCTTGGCGCAGTCCCGCCAGCGCCCGGCCCTCGGGTCCTCGCCGTCCCGCACCGCCTGGGTGCAGGGCGCGCAGCCGATGGACGGATAGCCCCGCGCCAGAAGAGGATGGGGCGGAAGGCCGTGGCGGTCCATATAGGCGTCGATATCCGCCGGCCGCCAGCGCAGCAGCGGGTTGATCTTGATCCGCCCGTCCTCGGCCTCGAGCGACGGCAGGTCGGCCCGCCCGGCGCTCTGGTAGCTCTTGCGGCCGGTGATCCACGCCTCGAAGCCGCTCAGCGCCCGGTCGAGCGGCGCCACCTTGCGCACGAAGCAGCACTGATCCGGCGCCGTGCGGTGCAGGTCGCCGTCGGGATCCAGGGCTGCCACCTCATAGGGTGCGGGCGCAAGGCTACGCACGTCGCGCAGGCCGAGGCGCGCGACCAGGGTATCGCGATAGGCCAGGGTCTCCTCGAACAGCTTGCCGGTCTCCAGGAACAGCACCGGGGTCGCCGGATCGACCGTCGCCACCATGTGCAGCAGGACGGCGGCCTCCGCCCCGAAGGAGGAGGTCAGCGCCACCCGCCCGGGGAACGCCTTCAGCAGCATCGCCCGCACCAGGGCCGTCCCCTGGAGGGCGCCGTAGAGGGTGGTCAGGCGGGCAAGCCGCCGGTCGATCCCGGAGGCGGCACCGGAAACGGGGTTGGCGGAAACGGGGTTGGCGGAAACGGGGGTAAGATCGGACTCCTGGCGCGCGCGCATGGGTCACCTCCACTAGGTGTCGGGCCCACGGAGTCGTCCCCGTGGCGCTTTAGCGGTTGGTGACGCGGCCGCAAGCTGCCCTTCAAATCGCCGCGCCGGCCCTGATCCCAGAGCCGGATGGTCCGTGGTTCAGCGTTCGACGAACGCCTTCTCGATCACGTAGCTGCCGGGGGCGGAGTTGTTGCCCATGGAGAAGCCC
It includes:
- the betC gene encoding choline-sulfatase, with amino-acid sequence MARPNILILMVDQLNGTLFPDGPAPWLHTPNLRRLAERSTRFANAYTASPLCAPGRASFMSGQLPSLTGVYDNAAEFSSAIPTYAHHLRRAGYQTCLSGKMHFVGPDQLHGFEERLTTDIYPADFGWTPDYRKPGERIDWWYHNLGSVTGAGVAEISNQMEYDDEVAYNAVRKIYDLSRGHDGRPWCLTVSFTHPHDPYVARRKYWDLYEDCEHLLPTVPAMDYADHDPHSQRLFDANDWRKFDITEENIRRSRRAYFANISYLDDKIGEILDTMERTRQEAIILFVSDHGDMLGERGLWFKMSFFDGSSRVPLMISAPGMAPGLIAAPASTLDVTPTLAELAGISMDEVLPWTEGKSLVSVASGAPRSGSVVMEYAAEGSYAPLVALRRGRWKYTRCSLDPDQLFDLEADPHELTNLAGDPAHAETLAEFRAEADGRWDLDRFDADVRSSQARRWVVYEALRNGAYYPWDHQPLLKASERFMRNHMDLNVVEENQRFPRGE
- a CDS encoding SMP-30/gluconolactonase/LRE family protein, with the translated sequence MNRRIDAVLLLDCRNVLAEGIQWHPGHRRLYWTDILGRTLWSCDADGGTVETRDFAKRIGSFAFCTDDRILLALEDELALYDPQDGALKTLAPVEADEPRTRMNDGRVDRGGRFVFGGVDEHGLKPYSAVYQFNGIRVSRLFDGVGCANSIAFSPDGARMYFADTAGKTIERISYETDGVLGARRTFAILGADEGSPDGSCVDAEGALWNAQFNGARVQRFLPDGSRDIRVDVPVSQVTCACFGGPEFDRLYITTARENFTDAQAAAEPTAGGIFVADVGAAFGVKGLREDRFAGVIGD
- a CDS encoding SDR family oxidoreductase — encoded protein: MRRPYAASPALYADLKDSAVFVSGGATGIGAAIVTLFARQGAKVSFVDINPEAGTALAEAVAAECGNRPNFATCNVTDTASLALAVEAAAEPAGGRLSVLVNNAARDQRVKAEAVTPEVWDDLVAVNLKHQFFAAQAARPLMVKAGGGSIVNFGSIAPWLAVPDLSVYNACKAAAFGLTRSLARDFGRDGIRVNSILPGAILTERQLRDWISEEDRKAIHERQCLKRDMVEEDVAEMVLFLASTASRGCTGQEFRVDGGNF
- a CDS encoding TetR/AcrR family transcriptional regulator; its protein translation is MTNRADGPGTTPQSPCLGEDGDGQDPKTRQILNAAAAAFMEHGFGPASVDLIARNAGVSKATVYTRFASKEAMFEAVVERERKRRHLDQVLTESYPDFEARLRAWAEGMVRVFIDPVTAKVYRMVVAESPRFPELGRAFYRSAPMASRERLAEQLAAHGAEAGLAIDDPMQAAADFIGLLRGDLQLRVLLDVEHQPDADRIQGVADHAVRLFLKAYRA
- a CDS encoding HlyD family secretion protein translates to MDAQSPTDARDGAADKPAGGSAKKRRRLVFLATVLLVAVVGGGFWWFQGLGKEETDNAFVDGDTQMIASEVTGRVIAVNFEEGASVAQGAVLVEIESADAEARVANAEAALVRAHADAARAEADLSYIHADTDARLAEAEAARDLAQSTLAQRKADVTAAEAESTQAASDASRYQKLSRSDFASRQRVETADAKARTTSAQLTAARSAVNAAIAEVRRAEAAIETVEAARKEIDAREAARDAAWAAVREAEASLRAAKVALGHTRIVAAHDGTVTRKSVVVGQLVQTGQALGSLVFGQPWVVANFKETQLTEMRVGQSVDIEVDAYPDLALRGRVETIGRGTGAYFSLLPPENATGNYVKVVQRVPVKIVVTDGLDPARPLSLGMSVIPTVHVDGEGRTAE
- a CDS encoding DHA2 family efflux MFS transporter permease subunit: MTDTTPGSGAGAAPAARRKVNPWIIAPVVAMAAFMEVLDLSIANVALPHIAGSLSASRDQSTWILTSYLVTNAIILPLSGWLSTVIGRKKFYMMCIAGFGIASLLCGMAPTLELLIIARTLQGLTGGGLQPVSQAILADTFPPHQRAMAFAMYGISVVFAPAIGPTLGGWITDNFSWHWIFLVNVPVSIVLWLLVEALIEDPEAAKEEVKRRRAAGIRIDYIGFALLALGLGCLQILLDKGQEEDWFSSHFIVIMALLAVVGIIAFVIWELGSEDPIVDLSLLRDRNFAIANAMMFMLGFVLMGSTALLPLFVQSLFGYTAMQAGMVLSPGGFMIMAAMPLVGRLVGVVDARYLIMFGLLCSASGLILMSGFTLEADFWTIAHARMVQAAGLGFLFIPISSMAYVGLPPGKNNQAAALINLSRNLGGSVGIALLSTWLVRGTQAHRADLAGHVSPLNAEYLQQVAAVERGLLANGADPSRVHDMAVAVIARSMGQQAELLGFLNDFTTLAIVFFALVPAVIFLRRPNRPPGR
- a CDS encoding dihydrodipicolinate synthase family protein is translated as MKHDLDRALSGISGILVTPYDGDGDIAPAKLAPIVDRVLTAGVHMPVVNGNTGEFYALTTDEACTMVREVAGLVGDRAPLLAGVGRGIRDACRLAKVSAEAGAAALMIHQPPDPFVAPRGVVDYVRAVSDAADGLPIMLYLRNDAIGTKAIAELCGLPGVKGVKWATPNPMKLAEAMAACDPSITWVGGLAEVWAPPFYAVGARGFTSGLINVWPERSVAIHAALDGGDYATAGKLIREMRAFEDIRAEELNGTNVTGVKAALQMLGMDCGPTRPPSAWPLTSAQQEKLQGFLKANGLV
- a CDS encoding DUF2061 domain-containing protein, whose translation is MSDGPRTTRKRALAKTITWRVAATFDTFLISLFITGSLAWASSIASIEVLTKMFLYYGHERLWDRLGWGVD
- a CDS encoding phosphoadenylyl-sulfate reductase, with protein sequence MRARQESDLTPVSANPVSANPVSGAASGIDRRLARLTTLYGALQGTALVRAMLLKAFPGRVALTSSFGAEAAVLLHMVATVDPATPVLFLETGKLFEETLAYRDTLVARLGLRDVRSLAPAPYEVAALDPDGDLHRTAPDQCCFVRKVAPLDRALSGFEAWITGRKSYQSAGRADLPSLEAEDGRIKINPLLRWRPADIDAYMDRHGLPPHPLLARGYPSIGCAPCTQAVRDGEDPRAGRWRDCAKTECGIHRPRASMEGGTTTRGNGT